One genomic region from Papaver somniferum cultivar HN1 unplaced genomic scaffold, ASM357369v1 unplaced-scaffold_24, whole genome shotgun sequence encodes:
- the LOC113341056 gene encoding heme oxygenase 1, chloroplastic-like: MAITTPLSQSNLYSTNNTIIKTPRMIHQIQSNSISLYLRNPAFQNKLWGHRNFCLVQRRGEGGLRTSVITATTAAEKQKKRYPGEGKGFVEEMRFVAMKLHTKDQAKEGEKESQAQPLGRWEPSIDGYIQFLVDSKCVYDTLESIVDKAAVPSYAEFRNTGLERAGALAKDLEWFKERGHAIPEPSNSGLSYSQYLEDLSVKDPQAFLCHFYNVYFAHTAGGRMIGKKVAEMILEKRELEFYKWDGDLKQLLQNVRDKLNIVAESWSREEKNHCLEETEKSFKYSGELLRLILT; encoded by the exons ATGGCTATTACAACACCATTATCACAATCAAATCTCTATTCAACCAACAATACAATCATCAAAACACCAAGAATGATTCATCAAATTCAATCCAATTCAATTTCTCTGTATTTGAGAAACCCAGCTTTCCAAAACAAGTTATGGGGGCATAGGAATTTTTGTCTTGTTCAGAGGAGAGGAGAAGGGGGTTTGAGAACATCTGTAATTACAGCAACTACTGCTGCTGAGAAACAGAAAAAGAGGTATCCTGGTGAAGGGAAAGGGTTTGTGGAGGAAATGAGATTTGTAGCAATGAAATTACATACAAAAGATCAAGCTAAAGAAGGTGAGAAAGAATCTCAAGCACAACCATTGGGGAGATGGGAACCTTCTATTGATGGGTATATTCAATTTCTGGTTGATAGCAAGTGTGTTTATGATACTCTTGAGAGTATTGTTGATAAAGCTGCTGTTCCTTCAT ATGCTGAGTTCAGAAATACAGGGTTGGAAAGGGCAGGAGCATTGGCTAAAGATCTGGAGTGGTTTAAAGAGAGAGGCCATGCTATTCCAGAACCCTCTAATTCTGGACTATCTTATTCTCAGTACCTTGAAGACTTGTCGGTGAAGGATCCTCAAGCCTTCCTCTGTCATTTCTACAATGTATACTTTGCTCACACTGCAGGGGGTCGGATGATTGGTAAAAAG GTGGCTGAGATGATACTGGAAAAGAGGGAGCTGGAATTCTATAAATGGGACGGTGACCTTAAACAACTGCTGCAGAATGTGAGAGATAAACTCAACATAGTTGCTGAA AGCTGGTCTAGAGAAGAGAAAAATCACTGTTTGGAGGAAACTGAAAAATCATTCAAGTACTCAGGGGAGCTCTTGCGATTGATATTAACGTAA